A genomic stretch from Edaphobacter aggregans includes:
- a CDS encoding VWA domain-containing protein, which produces MPLRGLRDGFLYVLSGALLCAVGVGQTPPAPGAAVPTIKTGTQTVLVDVVVGDGSGRSVPALKQGDFAVFEDGKPQAITYFEAHGGAATRVGAVPKLPEGMYSNFPAEVKSDAVNVVLLDSLNTPTQDQMMVRKEMISYLKAIPPGTRIAIFTLASHLRMVNGFTTDPEVLLNALNRKGGIEGVDISPILITPEEQQSQEKRQDQVLSAGNIGNPNSSPEQRMAALAQVNTMRQFVSDTGSFNDDIRVKETLAAMDQLGRYLSPFPGRKNLIWFSASFPIGVDPDFNQTDAYRMMRDYSMDVRATAQRLAAARVAVYPIDARRFFQNPVLAPSHGGASSLRNGYYQSQAEDLAFDQVTKEHDTMDAIAQDTGGKAIYNTNDLKGAMADVIKSGDQYYTLAYDPAGVKQDGKFHKIEVRLAQPGYKLLYRHGYVAPDAKAVAKGKLQPDKEQSTRAGGIFRAEMEPGAPPSSELLFRIQSAVEEKQPTASDAIKGDNPRTTKPVTRYVFGYATDVGHTQMVQTEDGIRHGMLMTMVIAYDQQGRPLNSILNTQRLDLEPKVYADALRTGLPFYQELDIPNGDVTVRIGVYDVASGKMGALEFPLTVKPQVASK; this is translated from the coding sequence ATGCCTCTTCGTGGTTTGAGAGACGGCTTCCTTTACGTATTGAGCGGCGCACTCCTTTGTGCGGTGGGCGTAGGTCAGACACCTCCGGCTCCGGGCGCCGCTGTTCCGACGATCAAGACGGGAACACAGACGGTACTTGTGGATGTGGTGGTGGGTGATGGCTCCGGTCGTTCCGTACCGGCGTTGAAACAGGGTGACTTTGCGGTCTTCGAGGACGGCAAGCCGCAGGCGATTACCTATTTTGAGGCACACGGCGGCGCAGCGACGAGGGTGGGTGCTGTGCCGAAGCTGCCGGAGGGGATGTACTCGAACTTTCCGGCGGAGGTGAAGAGCGACGCAGTGAATGTTGTGTTGCTGGACTCGCTGAACACGCCGACACAGGATCAGATGATGGTGCGCAAGGAGATGATCTCCTACCTGAAGGCGATACCTCCGGGGACGCGCATTGCGATCTTTACGCTGGCGTCGCATTTGAGGATGGTGAATGGGTTCACGACGGATCCGGAGGTCTTGCTGAACGCTTTGAACAGGAAGGGCGGGATCGAGGGGGTAGATATTTCGCCGATCCTGATTACGCCAGAGGAGCAGCAGTCGCAGGAGAAGCGTCAGGATCAGGTTTTGTCGGCGGGCAATATCGGCAACCCTAACAGCTCGCCCGAGCAGCGGATGGCGGCGCTCGCGCAGGTCAACACCATGCGTCAGTTTGTGTCTGACACGGGCTCGTTCAACGACGATATTCGAGTGAAGGAGACGCTGGCGGCGATGGACCAGTTAGGGCGATATCTCAGTCCTTTTCCGGGGCGAAAGAACCTGATCTGGTTTTCGGCGTCGTTTCCGATTGGTGTGGACCCGGACTTCAACCAGACAGACGCGTACAGGATGATGCGGGACTACTCGATGGATGTGCGGGCTACTGCCCAGCGGCTGGCGGCGGCGAGAGTGGCGGTTTATCCGATTGATGCGCGGAGGTTCTTTCAGAATCCAGTGCTGGCGCCTTCGCATGGCGGGGCGAGCTCTCTGAGGAACGGCTATTACCAGTCGCAAGCGGAGGACCTGGCGTTCGACCAGGTGACGAAAGAGCACGACACGATGGATGCGATCGCGCAGGACACCGGAGGCAAGGCGATCTACAACACGAACGATCTGAAGGGCGCGATGGCGGATGTGATCAAAAGCGGGGATCAGTACTACACTCTCGCGTATGACCCGGCTGGCGTGAAGCAGGATGGAAAATTTCACAAGATCGAAGTGAGGCTCGCCCAGCCGGGGTACAAGCTGCTCTACCGCCACGGATATGTGGCTCCCGATGCAAAGGCTGTCGCGAAGGGGAAGCTGCAGCCGGATAAGGAACAGAGCACGCGGGCGGGCGGCATCTTTCGCGCGGAGATGGAGCCGGGAGCGCCGCCGTCGTCCGAGCTTTTGTTCAGGATCCAGTCTGCTGTCGAGGAGAAACAGCCGACGGCCTCCGACGCCATCAAGGGAGATAATCCCAGGACAACGAAGCCGGTGACACGATACGTCTTCGGCTATGCCACGGATGTTGGTCATACGCAGATGGTGCAGACCGAGGATGGGATTCGGCATGGGATGCTGATGACGATGGTGATTGCGTACGATCAGCAGGGCAGGCCCCTGAATTCGATCTTGAATACGCAAAGGCTGGATCTGGAGCCGAAAGTGTATGCGGATGCGTTGCGGACGGGGCTGCCGTTTTATCAGGAGTTGGATATTCCGAATGGCGACGTGACAGTGCGGATAGGGGTGTATGACGTGGCTTCGGGGAAGATGGGTGCGCTGGAGTTTCCGTTGACGGTGAAGCCCCAGGTGGCCAGCAAGTGA
- a CDS encoding PEP-CTERM sorting domain-containing protein (PEP-CTERM proteins occur, often in large numbers, in the proteomes of bacteria that also encode an exosortase, a predicted intramembrane cysteine proteinase. The presence of a PEP-CTERM domain at a protein's C-terminus predicts cleavage within the sorting domain, followed by covalent anchoring to some some component of the (usually Gram-negative) cell surface. Many PEP-CTERM proteins exhibit an unusual sequence composition that includes large numbers of potential glycosylation sites. Expression of one such protein has been shown restore the ability of a bacterium to form floc, a type of biofilm.), with translation MIHLSRFRLVLSFFALVLAVPVCAHADNLVLNGNFQSGFSNWTINAAADDPWAVITSGALRYASDGCTGQQCITGSPSEQSYLFQDLATVAGDTYTLSFEFGTSGNPMELQVLFGGAVVEDLLNIGVSALTTYTIPGLTATSSNTELRFLGRQDPGFNQLTDITVSTSAGPSPIPEPETIGMVGTGILGLLGVAKRKLLS, from the coding sequence ATGATTCATCTGTCGAGATTTAGGCTTGTCCTTTCCTTCTTTGCTTTGGTTTTAGCCGTTCCAGTGTGCGCTCATGCAGACAATCTTGTTCTGAATGGTAATTTTCAGAGCGGGTTTTCTAACTGGACGATTAACGCGGCGGCAGATGACCCATGGGCGGTTATTACATCGGGAGCGCTCCGGTATGCCTCCGATGGTTGCACTGGCCAGCAATGCATCACGGGCTCGCCCTCAGAGCAGAGCTATCTTTTTCAAGATCTGGCAACGGTTGCGGGCGATACCTATACCCTGAGCTTTGAGTTTGGGACTTCCGGTAACCCGATGGAGCTGCAGGTATTGTTCGGGGGCGCCGTGGTGGAAGACCTGTTGAATATCGGCGTCAGCGCTCTGACCACTTATACGATTCCTGGACTTACGGCCACCTCTTCCAATACGGAGCTGAGATTCCTTGGCCGTCAGGACCCAGGTTTCAATCAGTTGACTGACATCACCGTGTCAACGAGCGCCGGCCCAAGCCCAATTCCCGAGCCTGAAACGATCGGCATGGTGGGTACCGGCATCCTTGGGCTGCTTGGGGTGGCTAAGAGGAAGCTTCTTTCCTAA
- a CDS encoding cytochrome D1 domain-containing protein, producing MKSVFLRVVLMGVVTSFAYAQKNSGPMLLVANQHSQDISLIDTGSGKQVATVPVGGVTGHELATSPDGKTAYVPIYGNAGVGRPGTDGSEISVIDLPSRKIVGKVEFDHGVRPHCAVYDKNSGMLYVTTELDKTISIIDPKTLKIVGTVPTGQEQSHMLVLSKDGRRGYTANVGPGTVSVLDMVGRKTLTVIPISGNTQRIAMSNDGSMVFTADQKTPRLAVIDTATNKVKAWVDLPSAGYGTAPTKDGKWLLVTMRGAKQVAVVDLKTLKVARTIDVGDGPAEVVISEDGKKAYVACNFSDQVAVIDLAGWKMETLIAAGKFADGMAWGQ from the coding sequence ATGAAGTCTGTGTTTCTGCGTGTGGTGCTGATGGGTGTCGTGACAAGCTTTGCTTATGCCCAGAAGAATTCGGGACCGATGCTGCTGGTGGCGAATCAACATAGCCAGGACATTAGCTTGATCGATACAGGCTCTGGTAAGCAGGTGGCTACTGTGCCGGTGGGTGGGGTGACGGGGCATGAGTTGGCAACTTCTCCGGATGGGAAGACGGCTTATGTGCCGATCTATGGGAATGCTGGTGTGGGCAGGCCGGGGACGGATGGCAGCGAGATTTCGGTGATTGATTTGCCGAGCCGGAAGATTGTGGGCAAGGTGGAGTTCGACCATGGGGTGCGACCGCATTGCGCGGTGTATGACAAGAACAGCGGAATGCTTTATGTGACGACGGAGCTGGATAAGACGATCAGCATTATCGATCCGAAGACGCTGAAGATTGTGGGGACGGTGCCTACGGGGCAGGAGCAGTCGCACATGCTGGTGCTGTCGAAGGACGGGAGGCGTGGGTATACGGCGAATGTGGGGCCAGGGACGGTGTCGGTGCTGGATATGGTGGGGCGGAAGACTTTGACGGTGATTCCGATCTCGGGGAATACGCAGCGGATCGCGATGTCGAACGATGGGAGCATGGTGTTTACGGCGGACCAGAAGACGCCTCGGCTGGCAGTGATCGATACGGCGACGAACAAGGTGAAGGCTTGGGTGGATCTGCCGAGTGCGGGGTATGGGACGGCTCCGACGAAGGATGGAAAGTGGCTGCTGGTGACGATGCGCGGGGCGAAACAGGTGGCGGTGGTGGATTTAAAGACGCTGAAGGTGGCGCGGACGATCGATGTGGGGGATGGGCCTGCAGAGGTGGTGATAAGCGAGGATGGGAAGAAGGCTTATGTTGCCTGTAATTTTTCCGATCAGGTGGCGGTGATCGATCTGGCTGGATGGAAGATGGAGACGCTGATCGCTGCGGGTAAGTTTGCGGATGGAATGGCCTGGGGGCAATAG
- the sthA gene encoding Si-specific NAD(P)(+) transhydrogenase — MSSVYDLIVIGSGPAGQRAAIYAAKLGKKVALVEMREVVGGTSINTGTIPSKTMREAVLHLSGYNYKSIYGMNYRVKERITMADLAFRVQHVIKTEIDVTEAQLSRNNIEMLVGVASFEDATHVKVTNSRGSSVYETKSVLIGTGTKPAASPKVPINGRSIVNSDLVLDLVNLPKTLIVVGGGVIGVEYTCMFAALGVRVTLIERRPRLLEFADQEIVEALSYHLRDSRVTMRLNEEVESVEEMPDGTVVANLESKKKVQGDALLYAVGRQGNVDELNLAAVGIEADKRGRIPVDKDFRTKVPNIFAVGDVIGFPSLASVSMEQGRVAAARAFGDDKILSNPGLYPYGIYTIPEISFIGKTEEQLTEEDVPYEVGVAYYREIARGQIRGDTTGRLKLIFHRLNHSILGVHIIGEGASELLHIGQAVMALGGTLEYFVDTVFNYPTLAECYKVAAFNGLNRVSKFE; from the coding sequence ATGAGTAGTGTGTACGATCTGATCGTTATCGGGTCCGGCCCGGCCGGGCAGCGCGCCGCGATTTATGCCGCAAAGCTTGGCAAGAAGGTTGCGCTGGTTGAGATGCGCGAGGTGGTGGGCGGTACCTCGATCAATACGGGGACGATTCCGTCGAAGACGATGCGGGAGGCGGTGCTGCATCTGTCCGGGTATAACTACAAGTCCATCTATGGGATGAACTACCGGGTGAAGGAACGCATTACGATGGCGGACCTTGCTTTCCGGGTGCAGCATGTCATTAAGACCGAGATTGACGTTACCGAGGCGCAGCTTTCGAGGAACAACATCGAGATGCTGGTGGGCGTGGCGAGCTTTGAGGACGCGACGCACGTGAAGGTGACGAACTCGCGCGGGTCGTCGGTGTATGAGACGAAAAGTGTGCTTATTGGGACAGGGACCAAGCCGGCGGCGTCGCCGAAAGTGCCGATCAATGGGCGCAGCATCGTCAACAGCGACCTGGTGCTCGATCTGGTGAACCTGCCGAAGACACTGATTGTGGTGGGCGGCGGCGTGATTGGGGTGGAGTACACCTGTATGTTCGCCGCGCTTGGGGTGCGGGTGACGCTGATTGAACGGCGTCCTCGGCTGCTGGAGTTTGCCGATCAGGAGATCGTCGAGGCGCTTAGCTACCATCTGCGGGATTCGCGGGTGACGATGCGGCTGAACGAAGAGGTGGAGTCGGTTGAGGAGATGCCGGATGGGACTGTGGTCGCCAATCTGGAGAGTAAGAAGAAGGTGCAGGGGGATGCTCTGCTGTATGCGGTCGGGCGGCAGGGAAATGTGGACGAGCTGAACCTGGCGGCGGTGGGGATTGAGGCTGATAAGCGTGGGCGGATTCCGGTGGATAAAGACTTCAGAACGAAGGTGCCGAACATTTTTGCCGTGGGCGATGTGATCGGGTTTCCGTCGCTGGCTTCGGTGTCGATGGAGCAAGGCAGGGTTGCGGCGGCAAGGGCGTTTGGGGACGACAAGATTCTGTCGAATCCGGGGCTGTATCCGTATGGGATTTATACGATTCCGGAGATCAGCTTTATTGGCAAGACGGAGGAGCAGCTGACCGAGGAGGACGTTCCTTACGAGGTTGGCGTGGCGTACTACCGCGAGATTGCGCGTGGTCAGATTCGCGGGGATACGACGGGACGGCTGAAGCTGATCTTTCACCGGCTGAACCATTCGATTCTTGGTGTACACATCATTGGCGAGGGTGCGAGCGAGCTGCTGCACATTGGGCAGGCCGTGATGGCACTGGGCGGAACGCTTGAATACTTTGTGGATACGGTGTTCAACTACCCAACTCTTGCGGAATGTTATAAAGTGGCTGCTTTCAATGGGTTGAATCGCGTGAGCAAGTTTGAATAG
- a CDS encoding spermidine synthase has protein sequence MPSSRALYALTIFLSAFLLFLVEPMAAKQLLPILGGSSAVWLTCLVFFQLTLLAGYLYAHWLNRSEFSRSRQRLHLALLTLAVLVLASTYLFHPSLSNGTTHPVTTIFASLTLSIGLPFLLLASTSPLLQVWLASSEAGPVPYRLFALSNAGSLLALLAYPTLVEPHLTLKLQRTLWTLGFFLFAILCAVLTRQSRPATPQPTAPEQAPTTPLTTKLLWFLLPMVAAMQLAAVTSHLTVNIAAIPLLWILPLAVYLLTFILAFEFPTLYRRGVVVRLLVLMLASLGYALSKTETSFPILISILFFLAECFIACLFCHAETYYLRPLRRSETTFFYLLIAAGGATGTFFIGIASPLIFSANYDLAIAFFLTAIMALVVTWSEGWPQRLLWFTSSILLFGLLVLLHVGYGRQTLVRVRDFYGTLRVKQSVTSPQGTTMRTLVNGTIQHGTQLFAPDLMRVPTTYYARDSGVGLAIRYCCTTLDSDTIRPRNIGVIGLGVGTIAAYGTPGDRMRFYEINPQVQPVAQNLFTYLRDSPAQITHIQGDARTSLAHEAPNQFDVLVIDAFSGDAIPLHLLTTEAIALYKSHLTPNGILAFHVSNQFLDLAPEIALLAASANMQSRIVDTPSNDAIGEFRSTWVLVTNNTAFLTSPAVAPYALRIDQIPALRPWTDDYSSLLPLLFRGHD, from the coding sequence ATGCCCTCATCTCGTGCGCTGTACGCCCTCACAATCTTCCTCTCGGCCTTCCTCCTCTTCCTGGTCGAGCCCATGGCCGCCAAGCAGCTCCTCCCCATCCTCGGAGGCTCCTCAGCCGTCTGGCTCACCTGCCTGGTCTTCTTTCAACTCACCCTTCTGGCCGGATACCTCTACGCCCACTGGCTCAACCGCAGCGAATTCAGCCGCTCCCGCCAGCGACTCCACCTTGCCCTGTTGACGCTGGCCGTCCTCGTCCTCGCCTCAACTTACCTCTTCCATCCCAGCCTGAGCAACGGCACGACCCACCCCGTCACCACCATCTTCGCCTCGCTCACGCTATCGATAGGCCTGCCCTTCCTCCTCCTCGCCTCCACCAGCCCACTCCTCCAAGTCTGGCTGGCGAGCAGCGAAGCAGGCCCCGTCCCCTATCGTCTCTTCGCCCTCTCGAACGCCGGTTCGCTCCTCGCCCTCCTCGCCTACCCCACCCTCGTCGAACCCCACCTCACCCTTAAGCTCCAGCGAACCCTCTGGACCCTCGGCTTCTTCCTCTTCGCAATCCTCTGCGCCGTCCTCACTCGCCAAAGCCGCCCCGCAACACCCCAACCCACTGCCCCCGAACAAGCCCCGACCACCCCCCTCACCACAAAACTCCTCTGGTTCCTCCTCCCCATGGTCGCGGCGATGCAATTGGCCGCCGTCACCAGCCACCTCACCGTCAACATTGCCGCCATCCCCCTCCTCTGGATCCTCCCGCTAGCCGTCTATCTCCTCACCTTCATCCTCGCCTTCGAGTTCCCCACCCTCTATCGCCGTGGAGTCGTCGTTCGCCTCCTCGTCCTGATGCTGGCCAGCCTCGGCTACGCTCTCTCCAAAACCGAAACCTCCTTTCCCATCCTCATCAGCATCCTCTTCTTCCTCGCTGAGTGCTTCATCGCCTGCCTCTTCTGCCACGCCGAAACCTACTATCTCCGCCCCCTCCGCCGTTCCGAGACCACCTTCTTCTACCTCCTCATCGCCGCCGGAGGAGCCACCGGAACCTTCTTCATCGGCATCGCCAGCCCGCTCATCTTCTCCGCCAACTACGACCTCGCCATCGCCTTCTTCCTCACCGCAATCATGGCCCTCGTCGTCACCTGGTCCGAAGGCTGGCCCCAGCGCCTCCTCTGGTTCACCAGCAGCATCCTTCTCTTCGGACTCCTTGTACTCCTACACGTCGGCTACGGCCGTCAGACCCTGGTCAGGGTCCGCGATTTCTACGGAACCCTCCGCGTCAAGCAGAGCGTCACCTCCCCGCAGGGCACTACCATGCGCACGCTCGTCAACGGAACCATCCAGCACGGAACCCAGCTCTTCGCCCCAGACCTGATGCGCGTCCCAACCACCTATTACGCCCGCGACTCCGGCGTAGGTCTCGCCATCCGCTACTGCTGCACCACCCTCGACAGCGACACCATCCGCCCACGCAACATCGGCGTCATAGGCCTGGGCGTAGGCACCATCGCAGCCTACGGCACCCCCGGCGACCGCATGCGCTTCTACGAGATCAACCCCCAGGTCCAGCCCGTCGCGCAAAACCTCTTCACTTACCTCCGCGACTCCCCCGCCCAGATCACCCACATCCAGGGCGACGCCCGAACCTCACTCGCCCACGAAGCCCCGAACCAATTCGACGTCCTCGTCATCGACGCCTTCTCCGGCGACGCCATCCCCCTCCATCTCCTGACCACCGAAGCCATCGCCCTCTACAAATCCCACCTCACCCCCAACGGCATCCTCGCCTTCCACGTCTCCAACCAATTCCTCGACCTCGCCCCCGAGATCGCCCTCCTCGCCGCCTCAGCCAACATGCAATCCCGCATCGTCGACACCCCCTCAAACGACGCCATCGGAGAATTTCGCTCCACCTGGGTCCTCGTCACCAACAACACCGCATTCCTGACGAGCCCCGCAGTCGCCCCCTACGCCCTGCGCATCGACCAAATCCCCGCGCTCCGCCCTTGGACCGACGACTACTCCAGCCTCCTACCCCTACTCTTCCGCGGTCACGACTAG
- the mutM gene encoding bifunctional DNA-formamidopyrimidine glycosylase/DNA-(apurinic or apyrimidinic site) lyase has product MPELPEVETIANGVHERIHGETILSVWTSNKPQTFKSPPEVIAETLTNARIDRVHRVGKTIVVDLTHNKRPAQFLIHLGMTGRLLVSTPETPIPPHTHAILTLSSGRELRFVDARRFGRLSVASDTYAGPGREPLTISLEDFIALFRNRKTPIKAALLNQSLLHGVGNIYADEALFHAGIRPLRHAGRLTRVELTRLRAALIKVLKHAIKLGGSSVSDYVDAEGVAGFFQLHHHVYSRTGEPCRICKTPIKRVVVGGRSTHFCPTCQK; this is encoded by the coding sequence TTGCCGGAACTCCCCGAAGTTGAAACCATAGCCAACGGCGTCCACGAGCGCATCCACGGCGAGACCATCCTCTCCGTCTGGACCAGCAACAAGCCCCAAACCTTCAAATCCCCACCCGAGGTCATCGCCGAAACCCTCACCAACGCCCGCATCGACCGCGTCCACCGCGTAGGCAAGACCATCGTCGTCGACCTCACCCACAACAAACGCCCCGCCCAATTCTTAATCCACCTCGGCATGACTGGCCGCCTCCTCGTCTCCACCCCCGAAACCCCCATCCCACCCCACACCCACGCCATCCTCACCCTAAGCAGCGGCCGCGAACTCCGCTTCGTCGACGCCCGCCGCTTTGGCCGCCTCTCCGTCGCATCCGACACCTACGCCGGCCCCGGCCGCGAGCCCCTCACCATCTCCCTCGAAGACTTCATCGCCCTCTTCCGCAACCGCAAAACCCCCATCAAGGCCGCGCTGCTCAACCAATCCCTCCTCCACGGCGTCGGCAACATCTATGCCGACGAGGCTCTCTTCCACGCCGGCATCCGACCCCTCCGCCACGCCGGCCGACTCACCCGCGTCGAACTCACCCGCCTCCGCGCCGCCCTCATCAAAGTCCTCAAACACGCCATCAAACTAGGCGGCTCCTCCGTCTCCGATTACGTAGACGCTGAGGGAGTGGCAGGCTTCTTCCAACTCCATCACCACGTCTACTCCCGCACCGGCGAACCCTGCCGCATCTGCAAAACCCCCATCAAGCGAGTAGTCGTAGGCGGCCGAAGCACTCACTTCTGCCCCACTTGCCAAAAATAA
- a CDS encoding ROK family protein: protein MSKTIGVTLSDGIVAGLVVDHKLEGGLRRFPENEEDRDALVELHTDALVETICKEVVLAANGHKDLDAVGIAVPGLIKSGVVEEAPNLPQLKGARLRDLVASQLRSHDINTPVLVMNDADGMAAGLASVHGKLDSMIRVWTLGVGIGHGRYPFTKGVWEGGHSVVTLDDKEQFCGCGGRGHMEGIMGHRAMRLRFLDMEPEEVFEEAKKGDARCVEFKRLWHKALAAATATSIHMAGPGKFFLTGFNARFLDMPMLRDYMQQMVKMSPLQSYSLEIVEDNPEVRVIGAAVSAEQAAGI from the coding sequence ATGTCGAAGACGATTGGCGTTACGTTGTCGGATGGGATTGTAGCGGGGCTGGTAGTCGACCATAAGCTGGAGGGTGGGCTGCGCCGTTTTCCCGAGAATGAAGAGGACCGGGACGCGCTGGTGGAACTGCATACGGATGCTCTTGTGGAGACGATCTGCAAAGAGGTTGTACTGGCGGCGAACGGGCACAAAGACCTGGATGCGGTTGGGATTGCGGTGCCGGGGCTGATCAAGAGTGGCGTGGTGGAGGAGGCTCCGAACCTACCGCAGTTGAAAGGGGCGCGGTTGCGGGATTTGGTGGCGTCGCAACTCAGAAGCCACGACATCAATACGCCGGTTCTGGTGATGAACGATGCGGATGGGATGGCTGCGGGACTGGCTTCGGTGCATGGGAAGCTGGACAGCATGATTCGCGTGTGGACGCTGGGGGTTGGGATTGGGCATGGGCGCTACCCGTTTACGAAGGGAGTGTGGGAGGGCGGCCACTCGGTAGTGACGCTGGACGATAAGGAGCAGTTCTGCGGGTGCGGCGGGCGTGGGCACATGGAAGGGATCATGGGCCACAGGGCGATGCGGCTGCGGTTTCTGGATATGGAGCCGGAAGAGGTGTTTGAGGAAGCGAAGAAGGGCGATGCCCGGTGCGTGGAGTTCAAGCGGCTGTGGCATAAGGCTCTGGCGGCAGCGACGGCGACTTCGATCCATATGGCCGGGCCGGGGAAGTTCTTTCTGACGGGGTTCAATGCACGGTTTCTGGATATGCCGATGCTGAGGGATTACATGCAGCAGATGGTGAAGATGAGTCCACTGCAGAGCTACTCGCTGGAGATCGTGGAGGATAATCCGGAGGTTCGGGTGATCGGGGCTGCGGTGAGTGCGGAGCAGGCGGCGGGGATTTAA
- a CDS encoding amidohydrolase family protein yields the protein MRKLISLFLLAFSTTLVSAQQYDLVLEGGRVMDPETGLDAIRNLGIRDGKIVRISSEALAGRRTIHATGLVVAPGFIDVHQHAQDLASQRVKALDGVTTALEMEIGAPDVAQFLKSKEGHSLIHYGTAASYVAARSLVFGAPLPAGTILPQTGPATDQHATPEQIESIRQRLRAELDAGGLAVGMGIQYTPGATRLEVIDMFRLAAERSLPVYTHIRSAGRVEPGSSIESVSEVIGAAAITGAPLHIVHINSSCMRDALECLSMIEGARARGLDVTTEAYPYIAGMTAVNSAVFSPGWQERMGITYSDLLLPETGERLTKERFDSLHNSSTAHWVVVFGNSQEIVDKIIPHPLIMIASDGAEGHPRNAGTYSRVLAQYVREKQTVTLMDALRKMSLMPAQMLERSTPAARQKGRLQEGADADIVVFDAKTITDRSTFEKPMEPSTGVRYLVVGGTLLVDEGKLVPDVFPGRALLGSGKHSAAY from the coding sequence ATGCGCAAGCTGATTTCCCTATTCCTTCTGGCGTTTTCAACCACCCTTGTGTCCGCACAGCAGTACGATCTCGTGCTCGAAGGCGGCCGCGTCATGGATCCCGAAACCGGTCTGGATGCCATCCGCAACCTAGGCATTCGCGACGGAAAGATCGTCCGCATCTCCTCCGAAGCACTCGCAGGACGCCGCACCATCCACGCCACCGGACTAGTAGTCGCTCCCGGATTCATCGACGTACACCAGCATGCTCAGGACCTCGCAAGCCAGCGCGTCAAAGCACTCGACGGCGTCACCACCGCACTCGAGATGGAGATCGGCGCGCCCGACGTAGCTCAGTTCCTGAAATCCAAAGAAGGCCACTCACTCATTCACTACGGCACCGCAGCCAGCTACGTAGCCGCGCGATCCCTCGTCTTCGGCGCCCCATTGCCAGCCGGAACCATCCTGCCCCAGACCGGACCCGCGACCGACCAACACGCCACACCCGAACAAATCGAGAGCATCCGCCAACGCCTGCGCGCAGAACTGGACGCCGGAGGCCTCGCCGTCGGCATGGGCATCCAGTACACCCCCGGAGCAACCCGCCTCGAAGTCATCGACATGTTCCGCCTTGCCGCCGAGCGCAGCCTCCCCGTCTACACCCACATACGCAGCGCCGGCCGCGTCGAGCCCGGCTCCTCTATCGAATCCGTCAGCGAAGTCATCGGAGCAGCCGCCATCACCGGAGCCCCACTGCACATCGTCCACATCAACAGCTCCTGCATGCGCGATGCGCTCGAATGTCTCTCCATGATCGAAGGAGCCCGAGCCCGCGGCCTCGACGTCACCACCGAGGCCTACCCCTACATCGCCGGCATGACCGCCGTAAACTCAGCCGTCTTCAGCCCAGGCTGGCAGGAACGCATGGGCATCACCTACAGCGACCTTCTCCTTCCCGAAACCGGAGAGCGCTTAACCAAAGAGCGCTTCGACTCACTGCACAACTCCAGCACGGCCCACTGGGTTGTAGTCTTCGGCAATTCTCAGGAGATAGTAGACAAAATAATCCCGCACCCTCTCATAATGATCGCCAGCGATGGCGCTGAAGGACACCCCCGCAACGCCGGTACCTACTCACGCGTGCTGGCCCAATACGTCCGCGAAAAGCAAACAGTCACCCTGATGGACGCGCTACGAAAGATGAGCCTGATGCCAGCCCAGATGCTCGAGCGTTCGACTCCCGCAGCACGGCAAAAGGGCAGACTGCAGGAGGGAGCCGACGCCGACATCGTCGTGTTCGACGCCAAAACCATCACCGACCGCTCCACCTTCGAAAAACCCATGGAGCCAAGCACAGGCGTCCGCTACCTCGTTGTAGGAGGAACACTACTCGTCGACGAAGGCAAGCTAGTACCAGACGTATTTCCGGGCCGAGCCCTACTGGGATCAGGCAAGCACTCCGCAGCGTACTAG